The genomic interval GCATCAGCTTCACCAAGACAAATGCTATGAGGAGCTATAATTTTGCTCTTTGTCTTATAAAAATCCTCAAAAGAAGATAAATTTTTTTCATCTAAAATTATACTTTGTGTGCTATGCGTTTGATGACAATAATAAAGAGCTGATACAACTTTTTGCTTATCATTTAAAGCAAATATCTTCCAAAACTCGCTTAGGAAGATATGGTGATTACGCTCTACATTCAATCTTTCATCGCCCACATAATACCCTAAATTAAGTGTATCAAATACACCTTCACTTACTCCACCTAAACGATTACTCAAGGCAAAATATACGCTTTTATCCCTAAAAATAGGGCTTTGCAAACTTGTATATAAAAACATAAATCCTCCCATATTTTGATAAAAATCAAATCATTTTATTATTGATAATATTAGAATTCTAACGAGTATTTTCTTAAAGATTCTCACTCACACAACACAAATAAGGAGGGTTTAGTGAAACAGGACAGACAGAAACGACCCACTCTTATGTCAAGTATTTTCGCTATTCTTCTCATAGCTATTGTTATTATTGCGTGTTATACATTTTGGCACGCTAAGGGAGCTTCTTATCTTAGCAATGATTCGGAAGCGTGCAATAATTGTCATATTATGAATGAAGTTTATAGTGATTATCTTAGCGCTCCTCATTCACAGAAAATTGCAGGGCAGCCTCGAGCTACCTGTAATGACTGCCATTTGCCTCACAACTTTGTCTCCAAATGGATTGCTAAAGCTCAAAGTGGCGTAGGACACGCTTATGCTTTTACATTCAAGCTTGATACACTACCTACTAACTTGAGTGCAAATGAAACAAGTAAGCAAATGGTGCAAAATAATTGTGTGCGTTGTCATATAGAATATGTCCAAAACGCAGTCAATCCTACGACTACGCCTGGACATAACAACGCACTAAATTGTGTCTCTTGCCACGAGAGTGCAGGACATAAACGAGGTTTTTAACTTAAATTTTAAGGAGGAATAGATGCAAAAAAATAAAGGAATGCTACCTATACTTATCGTTGGAGCTGTTATTATTATTGTTGGACTTTTATGGCTCAATCAAGATATCTCATCAAAACAAGCGGAAAACACAGGTGTTATTTCAAAACAGCTTGTAGAACTTACTGATGAAAATCCCACTTTTGACTTTTGGGGTAAAAACTTCCCTGAATACCTTGATTATGTATCTCAAAGTAGAGCACGAAACACCAAAATACACAAACTTTGGCGGAAATCTTGCATATTCAAAGTTGATTCGTTACCCACAATTAACAATATTATGGGCAGGGTATCCATTCAGTCTTGATGCTAATGAAGAAAGAGGGCATTTTTGGATACAAGTAGATCAAATGGACACTGCGCGTAATAATAAAGACTTTCTTAATGCACACGGCTTTGCTAAATTTGGTGGGCAACCTGCAGCTTGTATGAATTGCCATAGTGGCTGGACTCCGTGGCTTATCAAAAATGCAGCAAATGGCGATTTTACTGCGTTTAATAGCACAAAATATTGGACAATGATTAAAAATGTCCCCACTCGTAATGGGATTGAAGAAGGTTCTGAAGAGCACGGAGGACCACACGGCGGTAAAAGAATGGGTGTAACTTGTGCAGATTGCCATAACCCTGATGATATGAGTCTAAGAGTAGTGCGCCCTGCTCTTATTAATGCACTCGTTGATAGAGGTTACCAAAAAGATGCAGCACAAGGTATTAAAGCAGATAGAAAAGAGATGAGGACACTTGTTTGCGCTCAATGCCACGTAGAATATTATTTCAAACCTACTGGTGAAAAAGTTAAGGTAATGGGAGAATCTATTGCATCTGATTCGAGTAAAAAATGGTGGAATGGCACACAAAAAACTTATGATGAGTTTGAACATTGGAGAGATGGCAATAAAGCAACTGAAATTGAAGTTGATGGTATCAATCTTACATTCCCTTGGAGTGCGTGGAAAAAAGGTGAGGTGTTTAG from Helicobacter hepaticus ATCC 51449 carries:
- the nrfH gene encoding cytochrome c nitrite reductase small subunit — translated: MSSIFAILLIAIVIIACYTFWHAKGASYLSNDSEACNNCHIMNEVYSDYLSAPHSQKIAGQPRATCNDCHLPHNFVSKWIAKAQSGVGHAYAFTFKLDTLPTNLSANETSKQMVQNNCVRCHIEYVQNAVNPTTTPGHNNALNCVSCHESAGHKRGF